From the genome of Scytonema hofmannii PCC 7110, one region includes:
- a CDS encoding ABC transporter ATP-binding protein gives MAKLVLKNLNKTYTSKVIPVKDISLTVNDGEFLTLLGPSGCGKSTTLRMIAGLEEPTRGQITIGDVDVTYKRPADRNIAMVFQSYALYPHMTVYGNLASGLKLHRTPPAEIKSRIADVAHILGLEELLNRKPGQLSGGQRQRVAVGRALVRRANVYLLDEPLSNLDALLRERVRADIKQLFAAQNVPVVYVTHDQTEAMTLSTKVALLNDGYVQQLDPPDLIYNHPANLFVAGFVGSPQMNLLSLPCQERHAMLGKFQIPLPDLPTVPPEIVLGIRPENVRIPEVNDTQTIRGRVYLVENLGMHYLVSVRIEDSQTTVRALLPTDQSWSGEDITLVLAPQNIHWFDVRSGDALVRRQMSSVGA, from the coding sequence ATGGCTAAACTCGTACTCAAAAATTTAAATAAAACCTACACCTCCAAAGTCATTCCGGTGAAAGATATTAGCTTAACTGTAAACGATGGAGAGTTTCTTACTTTACTAGGTCCTTCTGGATGTGGAAAGTCTACCACATTGCGAATGATTGCAGGGCTTGAAGAACCGACTCGCGGTCAAATTACAATCGGAGACGTGGATGTCACCTACAAGCGACCAGCCGATCGCAACATTGCAATGGTGTTTCAAAGTTACGCACTTTATCCCCACATGACGGTGTATGGCAACCTTGCTTCTGGTCTCAAACTGCACCGCACTCCACCTGCAGAGATTAAAAGCCGAATAGCAGATGTTGCCCATATTTTAGGATTGGAAGAGTTATTGAACCGCAAGCCCGGTCAACTGTCTGGGGGACAACGGCAGCGAGTTGCGGTAGGGCGAGCGCTTGTACGTCGTGCCAATGTATACTTGTTAGATGAACCGTTAAGTAACCTAGATGCGTTGTTGCGCGAACGAGTGCGTGCAGATATCAAGCAACTATTCGCGGCTCAAAATGTTCCGGTTGTCTATGTTACCCACGACCAAACAGAAGCGATGACACTTTCCACTAAAGTGGCTTTGCTAAATGATGGTTATGTCCAGCAACTTGACCCGCCCGATCTCATCTACAACCATCCAGCCAATTTATTTGTCGCTGGATTTGTTGGCAGTCCCCAAATGAATTTACTGTCTCTACCTTGTCAAGAAAGACACGCAATGCTGGGGAAGTTCCAGATACCTCTTCCAGATTTACCAACTGTACCACCTGAAATTGTATTGGGAATTCGTCCGGAAAATGTTCGGATTCCAGAAGTAAATGATACACAAACTATTAGAGGGCGAGTGTATCTCGTGGAAAACTTGGGTATGCACTATTTGGTCAGTGTGAGGATTGAAGATTCGCAGACGACAGTACGTGCGTTGCTACCAACAGACCAAAGTTGGAGTGGTGAGGATATTACCTTGGTGTTGGCTCCTCAAAATATTCACTGGTTTGATGTTCGATCTGGGGATGCTCTTGTGAGGAGACAAATGTCGAGTGTTGGGGCGTAG
- a CDS encoding DUF6679 family protein, with product METKLKELIGLPNVWLFVKSSNGWLKNVEIMDVSTDTVTFRYEHESDTEKRMWEKTTRIDNIAEIEVRLLTLPKCDRQVQDIRNRLSKLLEQEEK from the coding sequence ATGGAGACTAAACTCAAAGAACTTATCGGCTTGCCTAACGTTTGGCTTTTTGTCAAGAGTAGTAATGGCTGGTTAAAGAATGTAGAAATCATGGATGTCAGTACTGATACTGTAACATTTCGTTACGAGCACGAATCTGATACAGAGAAGAGAATGTGGGAGAAAACCACTCGAATTGATAATATTGCGGAAATAGAAGTTCGTTTGTTAACACTGCCAAAGTGCGATCGGCAAGTGCAAGATATCAGGAACAGGCTTTCCAAGCTGCTAGAGCAGGAAGAAAAATAG
- the dcm gene encoding DNA (cytosine-5-)-methyltransferase, with the protein MNGFNKISNSSSSYKIIENHIARRVGSDVQKRINALKIGQKMQDLPEELWHDSFKYYVKHDPNRQGGPNLRMIRLDPNKPSLTVTGYIFNKFVHPYENRFITVREAARLQGFPDRMKFEGTLTSTQLQVGNAVPVPLAKAVFEHLAHQAHMLGFNRSLKAFSLFSGAGGMDIGAHLTNCIDICVTLDNWSDACATLRGFFGKDIFVLEKDISTLQDPLNLWQNTSGEVDKPDLIFGGPPCQAFSQAGKQKGLEDDRGRMIYEFLRFVKHLHPPFFVMENVSNLKGIAGSKLYQEILQKMANLGYQVSVGILLAADFGTPQSRRRLFFVGCLKEIGSVSLPLPTHTPEPELFGLLPYVTVGEAFADLPEAEFSR; encoded by the coding sequence ATGAATGGATTCAACAAAATTTCCAATTCTAGCAGTTCTTATAAGATTATTGAAAATCATATTGCTAGAAGAGTAGGTTCCGATGTTCAAAAACGTATTAACGCCCTAAAAATAGGGCAAAAAATGCAGGATTTACCGGAAGAGCTTTGGCATGATAGCTTTAAATACTATGTCAAGCATGACCCAAATCGACAGGGTGGACCAAACCTGAGAATGATTAGACTCGATCCGAATAAACCTTCCTTAACAGTGACAGGTTATATTTTTAACAAATTTGTTCATCCCTACGAAAACAGGTTCATTACTGTACGTGAGGCAGCACGTTTACAAGGTTTTCCCGATCGCATGAAATTTGAAGGAACCCTAACCAGTACTCAGCTTCAGGTAGGTAATGCAGTCCCCGTACCACTTGCAAAGGCTGTGTTTGAACATTTAGCTCACCAAGCGCATATGCTTGGATTTAATCGTTCTTTAAAAGCCTTCAGTTTATTTAGTGGTGCAGGAGGTATGGATATTGGTGCTCATCTTACAAATTGCATAGACATTTGTGTAACACTCGACAATTGGTCAGATGCTTGTGCAACGCTACGTGGTTTTTTTGGTAAAGATATTTTTGTTTTAGAAAAAGATATTTCCACCCTACAAGATCCATTAAATCTGTGGCAAAATACCTCAGGTGAAGTTGATAAGCCTGACCTTATTTTTGGAGGTCCCCCTTGTCAAGCATTCAGTCAAGCAGGTAAACAAAAAGGGTTGGAGGATGACCGAGGTAGAATGATTTACGAGTTTTTACGCTTTGTAAAACATTTACATCCACCCTTTTTTGTAATGGAAAATGTATCTAATCTCAAAGGAATTGCAGGAAGTAAACTATATCAGGAAATTTTGCAGAAGATGGCGAATTTAGGCTATCAAGTTTCGGTTGGGATACTTCTTGCTGCTGATTTTGGTACGCCTCAGTCACGGAGACGATTGTTCTTTGTTGGTTGCTTAAAAGAAATTGGCAGTGTTAGCTTACCTTTACCGACTCATACGCCCGAACCTGAATTATTTGGTCTGTTGCCATATGTAACAGTTGGTGAAGCTTTTGCCGATCTTCCAGAAGCAGAGTTCAGTCGTTAA
- a CDS encoding carbohydrate ABC transporter permease: MTAIRETIPPRTSKPPKKAIPWKKILLPIAIALVVLFSLAPAFWQLLTSLKVNEDIAAIPTVYFPTRYTLAHYVELFVRRPFWRYIFNSAFVSVTSTALSLAIGAPAAYALARLRPWGERFILAGVLIVTLFPGILLFIGLLEIIQALRWGNNYLALIIPYTAINLPLTILVLRSFFQQLPKDLEDSARVDGYNTFQLLWQIVLPMTLPALVTTGILTFIFAWNEFIFALTFMTREELKTIPVAAAQLGGASVYEIPYGPIAAATVVGTVPLVLLVLFFQRRIVQGLTAGAVKG, from the coding sequence ATGACTGCAATTCGAGAAACAATTCCACCAAGAACTTCAAAGCCACCCAAAAAGGCAATTCCTTGGAAAAAAATCTTGCTACCAATAGCAATTGCGTTAGTGGTTTTGTTCAGCTTAGCACCTGCCTTCTGGCAATTGCTGACCTCCTTGAAGGTAAATGAAGATATTGCTGCGATTCCTACCGTCTATTTTCCTACGCGATACACTCTCGCTCACTACGTTGAGTTATTCGTCCGCCGTCCATTTTGGCGCTACATCTTCAACAGTGCTTTCGTTTCTGTGACATCCACAGCTCTTTCCTTAGCGATTGGAGCACCTGCGGCTTATGCTCTTGCAAGGTTACGTCCTTGGGGTGAACGATTTATTCTTGCTGGTGTGCTAATTGTGACTTTATTTCCTGGAATTCTTCTATTTATAGGATTGTTAGAAATTATTCAAGCACTCAGGTGGGGTAACAATTATTTGGCGTTGATTATACCTTACACTGCAATCAATTTGCCTCTGACAATTTTAGTTCTAAGAAGCTTTTTCCAACAATTGCCTAAAGACTTAGAAGATTCAGCTAGAGTCGATGGCTACAACACCTTTCAATTACTGTGGCAAATTGTACTTCCTATGACCCTTCCCGCCTTGGTAACGACTGGGATTCTCACCTTTATTTTTGCCTGGAATGAGTTTATTTTTGCTCTCACGTTTATGACTCGTGAAGAGTTGAAGACAATTCCTGTGGCTGCAGCACAGTTAGGGGGTGCTTCAGTTTATGAAATTCCTTATGGTCCAATTGCGGCTGCAACTGTTGTGGGAACTGTGCCTTTAGTTCTACTAGTTTTGTTCTTCCAGCGCAGGATTGTTCAAGGTCTGACTGCTGGTGCTGTTAAAGGATAG
- a CDS encoding ABC transporter substrate-binding protein: protein MLYRKPLNKLRNFLQKQGFLRTGVFFTLLFSIILYSWVAFSQQPVVLTMLLAAPDSPPWKQFLIKNFEAKHPGIRINLVEGPNATNLLEDLYTSAFILGESPYDLIYMDTIWAPKFAAGNWLLPLDDRISKNELKAFSAKDVEAGRYQDKLYRIPMRSDVGMLYYREDLLKEAGFKPPETFEDLMRISQALQKKDKVKWGYVWQGRQYEGLVAMFVEVLEGSGGFWINSDTGEVGLDRPQTLKAIEFLRSTVREGVSPPGVTTYIEEDTRRMFQSGQVAFLRSWPYVWTLANQESSPIRGKFGIKTMVHAPGSTGGACLGGWGVGIAKSSRHKEEAWKAILYFTSEEAQRQFTLSESYVPSRRALFTDPEIVAKFPHFPQLLKVVDNAVLRPPVAQYAQASDILQRYLSATLSGRMTPERAMQAAASETRQLLRIGKS, encoded by the coding sequence ATGTTGTACCGCAAACCACTTAATAAACTGCGAAACTTCTTACAAAAACAAGGTTTTTTGCGTACAGGAGTTTTTTTTACACTGTTATTTAGCATCATATTATACAGTTGGGTAGCGTTTTCGCAGCAACCAGTCGTCTTAACTATGTTGCTTGCGGCTCCTGATTCTCCGCCTTGGAAACAGTTCTTAATTAAAAACTTTGAAGCCAAACACCCAGGTATTCGCATCAACCTGGTTGAAGGGCCAAATGCTACCAATTTGTTGGAAGACTTGTATACTTCTGCTTTTATCCTGGGTGAATCTCCGTATGATTTGATTTATATGGATACTATCTGGGCTCCTAAGTTTGCAGCAGGTAACTGGCTGCTACCCTTAGACGATCGCATTTCCAAGAATGAGTTGAAAGCATTTTCGGCTAAGGATGTGGAGGCGGGACGTTATCAAGATAAGTTGTACCGAATCCCCATGCGTTCTGATGTAGGAATGCTCTACTACCGAGAGGACTTGCTCAAAGAAGCAGGATTTAAACCACCCGAAACCTTTGAGGACTTAATGCGAATTTCCCAAGCCTTGCAGAAAAAAGACAAGGTGAAATGGGGTTATGTTTGGCAAGGTCGCCAGTATGAAGGATTGGTGGCGATGTTTGTGGAAGTTCTTGAAGGTTCTGGTGGCTTCTGGATTAATTCTGATACGGGTGAGGTGGGACTGGATCGACCTCAAACCTTGAAAGCGATCGAGTTTTTGCGTAGCACTGTGAGGGAGGGTGTTTCCCCTCCTGGAGTTACAACTTATATTGAAGAAGACACCAGGCGGATGTTTCAGAGCGGTCAAGTGGCATTTTTACGAAGTTGGCCCTATGTTTGGACTCTAGCCAATCAAGAGAGTTCGCCAATCCGGGGTAAATTTGGCATTAAGACGATGGTTCACGCACCTGGGAGCACTGGGGGGGCTTGTCTTGGGGGCTGGGGTGTGGGAATTGCCAAATCTTCCAGACATAAAGAAGAAGCTTGGAAAGCAATTCTATATTTTACAAGTGAAGAAGCACAGCGTCAATTTACTTTGAGTGAAAGCTACGTCCCAAGCCGACGCGCATTATTTACAGATCCAGAGATTGTAGCTAAATTTCCTCACTTTCCCCAGTTGTTGAAAGTCGTAGACAATGCGGTCTTACGCCCACCAGTTGCTCAATACGCTCAAGCATCCGATATTTTGCAGCGCTACTTAAGTGCAACCCTCAGTGGTCGGATGACTCCGGAACGAGCAATGCAGGCTGCTGCTAGTGAAACGCGCCAGCTGCTAAGAATTGGAAAATCGTAA
- a CDS encoding Uma2 family endonuclease gives MVATAVPAETRTVLENISWQTFKAMLAEMSNQRNTRLAYDNGILEIMSPLMPHENSNRLIEVFIGVLCEELGLEIKRAGSLTLTRDDLERGGEPDSSYYIQNESLVRDKENIDLATDPPPDLVLEVEYSRPKVDKLKLYAAMGIPEFWRYNGTVLRFYVLGSGEYSEVQLSPSFVSVPVKEIPRFIRESRTNGEMSTTRAFRKWVRREIENR, from the coding sequence ATGGTAGCAACAGCAGTACCCGCAGAAACTAGAACCGTACTTGAAAACATTAGTTGGCAAACGTTTAAAGCCATGTTGGCTGAGATGAGCAATCAACGCAACACTAGACTCGCTTACGACAATGGGATACTAGAAATCATGTCTCCACTCATGCCACATGAAAACTCCAACCGCTTAATTGAAGTTTTTATTGGGGTGTTGTGTGAGGAACTGGGGCTGGAAATTAAACGTGCTGGTTCGCTGACTTTAACACGGGATGACTTGGAACGAGGTGGTGAGCCGGATAGTAGCTACTACATTCAGAATGAGTCTTTGGTTCGAGACAAAGAAAATATAGACTTAGCAACCGATCCACCACCAGATTTAGTACTGGAAGTCGAATATTCCAGACCAAAAGTAGATAAGCTAAAACTTTATGCCGCGATGGGTATACCTGAATTCTGGAGATACAACGGAACTGTACTTCGATTCTACGTACTTGGCTCTGGAGAGTACTCAGAAGTACAGCTAAGTCCGTCCTTTGTGTCTGTACCAGTGAAAGAGATTCCTCGCTTTATCCGAGAAAGCAGAACAAATGGAGAAATGTCAACAACTCGTGCTTTTCGCAAATGGGTGAGGCGGGAAATTGAAAATCGTTGA
- a CDS encoding carbohydrate ABC transporter permease encodes MNLHTLQSRQQRTAWILLTPALLLLLFVFAYPIARAFWLSVFTRNLGTELQPVFSGLDNYVRMIGDGRFWQSLWTTTVFTTASVVSELLLGLGIALVLNQAFFGRGVVRTIAILPWALPTALIGLAWAWIFNDQFGVVNDILRRLGLVETGINWLGDPTLAMIAVIFADIWKTTPFISILLLAGLQSISQDLYEAHSVDGASPWQNFYKITLPLLLPQILIAVLFRFAQAFGIFDLIAVMTGGGPGGATEVVSLYIYSTVMRYLDFGYGAALVVVTFLILVAAVAIASFLLNKSRASSLSL; translated from the coding sequence ATGAACTTGCACACACTCCAAAGTCGGCAACAAAGAACAGCGTGGATTTTACTAACACCAGCATTGCTGCTACTGTTGTTTGTATTTGCCTATCCGATCGCACGAGCATTTTGGTTAAGTGTATTTACTAGGAATTTGGGAACGGAGTTACAACCCGTATTCTCTGGTTTGGATAATTATGTACGGATGATAGGAGATGGTCGTTTTTGGCAGAGTCTTTGGACGACTACCGTATTTACAACAGCATCCGTGGTTTCCGAATTATTACTGGGATTAGGAATTGCCTTAGTTCTCAATCAGGCGTTTTTTGGACGGGGAGTCGTGCGTACCATCGCAATTCTACCTTGGGCTTTGCCTACGGCTCTGATTGGTTTAGCTTGGGCTTGGATTTTTAACGACCAGTTTGGAGTTGTGAACGATATTTTGCGGCGATTGGGATTGGTAGAGACTGGGATTAACTGGTTGGGAGATCCAACGCTGGCAATGATAGCAGTGATATTTGCTGATATTTGGAAAACTACACCTTTTATTAGTATTCTGCTACTAGCTGGCTTACAGTCAATTTCACAGGATCTTTATGAAGCTCATTCAGTTGATGGAGCATCGCCCTGGCAAAACTTCTACAAAATTACTCTGCCATTGCTGCTACCGCAAATCCTAATTGCAGTTTTATTTCGGTTTGCTCAAGCTTTCGGGATTTTCGACTTGATTGCTGTGATGACTGGGGGCGGACCTGGTGGTGCAACGGAAGTGGTATCGCTGTATATCTATTCTACTGTGATGCGCTACTTGGATTTTGGATATGGGGCTGCTCTTGTGGTTGTCACATTTTTAATACTTGTTGCAGCTGTGGCGATCGCCAGTTTCTTGCTTAACAAATCTCGTGCTAGTAGTTTGTCACTTTGA